From Toxorhynchites rutilus septentrionalis strain SRP chromosome 2, ASM2978413v1, whole genome shotgun sequence, a single genomic window includes:
- the LOC129771042 gene encoding RING finger protein vilya-like isoform X1, whose product MGPPFWIHCNLCYYLFARKDRKFYQMNCLHVLCKNCMAHTHRGTFCPVCKRQGVKFLEISNTMDKKVKALYDPDVSKILDQAIKATNFQLKQRQHLIEQILTTEEKLEKAEKMEQIMKAKIFEAQQQYDKARSQRRSMQEALRQQLNSSPEDLQNSQKQQSKRSSSDFFNSNSNSSDSDWDSGIKNTTGDSKDSFLNMKGASTSTKSICSMTDFDANSSHSSEMSEQFHRMNIGHI is encoded by the exons ATGGGTCCCCCTTTTTGGATTCATTGCAATCTGTGTTACTATCTGTTCGCCAGGAAAGATCGTAAGTTTTATCAAATGAATTGCCTCCATGTTTTATGCAAGAATTGTATGGCTCATACGC ATCGTGGAACATTTTGTCCAGTGTGCAAAAGACAGGGAGTAAAGTTCCTTGAAATTTCCAATACG ATGGACAAGAAAGTGAAAGCACTTTATGACCCGGATGTTTCCAAAATCCTTGACCAGGCAATAAAAGCTACAAATTTCCAGCTAAAACAAAGACAGCACCTTATTGAACAAATACTCACCACT GAGGAAAAATTGGAGAAAGCGGAAAAAATGGAACAAATCATGAAGGCAAAAATATTCGAGGCCCAACAGCAATACGACAAGGCTCGCAGCCAGCGTCGTAGTATGCAGGAAGCTCTCCGGCAGCAACTGAATTCATCCCCGGAAGATCTACAGAACTCCCAGAAACAACAATCTAAGCGGTCATCATCAGACTTTTTCAACAGCAACTCCAACAGCTCCGACAGCGATTGGGATAGTGGTATCAAAAATACTACAGGC GATTCCAAAGATTCGTTTTTAAATATGAAG GGTGCGTCAACTTCGACAAAATCCATTTGCTCAATGACCGACTTCGATGCTAATTCCAGCCATTCTAGCGAAATGTCTGAACAATTCCATAGGATGAATATCGGTCACATATGA
- the LOC129771042 gene encoding RING finger protein vilya-like isoform X2: MGPPFWIHCNLCYYLFARKDRKFYQMNCLHVLCKNCMAHTHRGTFCPVCKRQGVKFLEISNTMDKKVKALYDPDVSKILDQAIKATNFQLKQRQHLIEQILTTEEKLEKAEKMEQIMKAKIFEAQQQYDKARSQRRSMQEALRQQLNSSPEDLQNSQKQQSKRSSSDFFNSNSNSSDSDWDSGIKNTTGDSKDSFLNMKGAKYRFRVRQLRQNPFAQ, encoded by the exons ATGGGTCCCCCTTTTTGGATTCATTGCAATCTGTGTTACTATCTGTTCGCCAGGAAAGATCGTAAGTTTTATCAAATGAATTGCCTCCATGTTTTATGCAAGAATTGTATGGCTCATACGC ATCGTGGAACATTTTGTCCAGTGTGCAAAAGACAGGGAGTAAAGTTCCTTGAAATTTCCAATACG ATGGACAAGAAAGTGAAAGCACTTTATGACCCGGATGTTTCCAAAATCCTTGACCAGGCAATAAAAGCTACAAATTTCCAGCTAAAACAAAGACAGCACCTTATTGAACAAATACTCACCACT GAGGAAAAATTGGAGAAAGCGGAAAAAATGGAACAAATCATGAAGGCAAAAATATTCGAGGCCCAACAGCAATACGACAAGGCTCGCAGCCAGCGTCGTAGTATGCAGGAAGCTCTCCGGCAGCAACTGAATTCATCCCCGGAAGATCTACAGAACTCCCAGAAACAACAATCTAAGCGGTCATCATCAGACTTTTTCAACAGCAACTCCAACAGCTCCGACAGCGATTGGGATAGTGGTATCAAAAATACTACAGGC GATTCCAAAGATTCGTTTTTAAATATGAAG GGTGCGAAATATCGTTTCAGGGTGCGTCAACTTCGACAAAATCCATTTGCTCAATGA